In the genome of Flavobacterium panacagri, one region contains:
- a CDS encoding ATP-dependent DNA helicase — translation MNSAHFYGILQKRFPFAPTLKQDIFFQKIAIFLTEPQNDTIFVLKGYAGTGKTTVISTIVNNLGDINKKYVLLAPTGRAAKVISNYSNTAAFTIHKKIYFPKKSSGGGVAFTKQVNKHKNTIFIVDEASMISDSTLDSGSLLDDLINYVYSGQNCKMILLGDTAQLPPVNLDVSPALDIDTLGFHYSKEIEHIELDEVMRQEESSGILYNATELRELLKESFITEFRFNVKKFKDIVRLTDGYDIQDAINMAYSNYSIEDTAFIVRSNKRANQYNEQIRSRILFKESELSVGDFLMVVKNNYFWLKETDEAGFIANGDIIEVLELFGIRELYGFTFAKVKIRMVDYPNQKPFETVLILDTLKSESPSLTYEESNRLYEEVMKDYEDETTKYKRFQKVKENEYFNGLQVKFSYAITCHKSQGGQWNTVFVEQPYLPDGIDRDYIRWLYTAMTRAKNKLYLIGFKDESFEE, via the coding sequence ATGAATTCAGCACACTTTTACGGTATTTTACAAAAACGATTTCCTTTTGCTCCAACGCTTAAACAGGATATCTTTTTTCAAAAAATCGCTATTTTTTTAACCGAACCACAAAACGACACTATTTTCGTTTTAAAAGGATATGCTGGAACAGGAAAAACGACTGTAATATCAACAATCGTAAATAATTTGGGTGACATTAATAAGAAATATGTTTTGCTGGCACCAACAGGACGCGCGGCCAAAGTAATTTCAAATTATTCGAATACAGCTGCTTTTACAATTCATAAAAAAATATATTTCCCTAAAAAATCATCGGGCGGAGGAGTAGCTTTTACGAAACAAGTTAACAAACATAAAAACACCATTTTTATCGTCGATGAGGCTTCGATGATTTCAGATAGCACTTTAGACAGTGGTTCTCTTCTGGATGATTTAATCAACTATGTGTATTCGGGTCAAAACTGTAAAATGATCCTTTTAGGAGATACGGCTCAGCTTCCGCCGGTTAATTTAGACGTAAGTCCAGCTTTAGACATTGATACTTTGGGTTTTCATTATAGTAAAGAAATTGAACATATCGAATTAGACGAAGTAATGCGTCAGGAAGAAAGTTCAGGGATTTTGTATAATGCTACAGAATTGCGTGAATTACTCAAAGAAAGCTTTATTACCGAATTCCGATTTAATGTAAAGAAATTTAAAGATATTGTCCGATTAACAGACGGCTACGATATTCAGGACGCGATTAATATGGCGTACAGCAATTACAGTATTGAAGACACGGCTTTTATTGTTCGTTCCAATAAAAGAGCCAATCAGTATAACGAACAAATCAGAAGCCGAATTTTATTTAAAGAAAGCGAACTTTCTGTGGGGGATTTTCTGATGGTTGTAAAAAACAATTATTTCTGGCTCAAAGAAACGGATGAAGCAGGATTTATTGCCAATGGAGATATTATTGAAGTTTTAGAATTATTCGGAATCAGAGAATTATATGGATTTACATTTGCCAAAGTAAAAATCAGAATGGTCGATTATCCTAACCAAAAGCCTTTTGAAACCGTTTTGATTTTAGATACTTTAAAAAGCGAATCTCCTTCTTTAACTTACGAAGAATCGAATCGTTTGTATGAAGAAGTAATGAAGGATTATGAAGATGAAACTACGAAATACAAAAGATTTCAAAAAGTAAAAGAAAACGAATATTTTAACGGATTGCAGGTTAAATTCTCTTACGCTATTACCTGTCATAAATCGCAGGGAGGACAATGGAATACTGTTTTTGTAGAACAGCCGTATTTACCAGACGGAATCGATCGAGATTACATCAGATGGCTTTATACGGCAATGACACGTGCTAAAAATAAATTATATTTGATCGGTTTTAAAGACGAGAGTTTTGAAGAGTAG
- a CDS encoding DUF3822 family protein — protein MSLHNTNITSKNYKKLSIQVSLSGFSYCCFDTLNNVITSFKEIKFDTSNKTAKIEDLFRDAFKNNPELKGNYDDIMVIHTNNLSTFVPTALFDENYLGSYLQYNTKVFETDFFTFDRIQNYEMNSIYIPYVNINNFLIDNVGSFNYRHANSILVEKLLDNSRNDDEKKMVINFNPGNFEIIVVQNQKLLLFNSFEYQTPEDFIYYILFTAEQLSMNPESFRLEFLGTISENDPFYQIAYKYVRHISFLDVTKLQEKNSFSTAQNQKHYILFQS, from the coding sequence ATGTCATTACACAACACCAACATTACTTCAAAAAATTACAAAAAACTTTCTATTCAGGTTTCACTGTCTGGATTTTCATATTGCTGTTTTGATACTTTAAACAACGTTATTACTTCGTTTAAAGAAATTAAATTTGATACTTCAAACAAAACGGCTAAAATTGAAGATTTGTTTAGAGATGCATTCAAAAATAATCCTGAACTAAAAGGTAATTATGATGATATAATGGTTATTCATACTAACAATCTTTCGACTTTTGTTCCGACTGCTTTGTTTGATGAAAATTATTTGGGAAGTTACCTTCAATACAATACAAAAGTATTTGAAACAGACTTTTTTACTTTTGACCGAATTCAGAATTACGAAATGAATTCTATCTATATACCGTATGTAAATATCAATAATTTCCTGATTGATAATGTAGGATCTTTCAATTATAGACATGCGAACAGTATTTTGGTCGAAAAACTTTTGGATAATTCCAGAAATGATGATGAAAAGAAAATGGTCATCAATTTTAATCCTGGCAATTTTGAAATCATAGTGGTTCAGAATCAGAAGCTTTTGTTATTCAATTCATTTGAATATCAAACCCCTGAAGATTTCATTTATTACATTTTGTTTACAGCAGAACAGTTAAGCATGAACCCAGAAAGTTTCAGATTAGAATTTTTGGGAACTATATCAGAAAATGATCCATTTTATCAGATAGCTTACAAATATGTACGCCATATTTCTTTTTTGGACGTTACTAAACTTCAGGAAAAAAATAGTTTTTCAACAGCTCAAAATCAAAAACATTATATCTTATTTCAATCATGA
- a CDS encoding RsmD family RNA methyltransferase — protein MRIISGKYKGRRINPPKNLPVRPTTDMSKEALFNVLNNHFNFDSLKVLDLFSGTGNISFEFASRGSAPITSVDGDFGCVKFIKQVSSEFDFDIAATKSDVFKFLDNAKTTYDIIFADPPYGLDQATFEKIVLTVFERGLLEEDGMMIIEHSKYTKMEHLSNFSFQKSYGGSFFSFFELHSTDDDEELPGESPLKIVEEDEG, from the coding sequence ATGAGAATCATTTCAGGAAAATACAAAGGGCGTCGAATTAATCCGCCAAAAAATCTGCCTGTAAGACCAACGACTGATATGAGTAAAGAAGCATTGTTTAATGTTTTGAATAATCATTTCAATTTTGACAGCTTAAAGGTTTTAGATTTATTTTCAGGAACTGGTAATATCAGTTTTGAATTCGCTTCACGTGGAAGCGCACCAATTACCTCTGTAGATGGCGACTTTGGTTGCGTAAAATTTATCAAACAAGTTTCATCAGAATTTGATTTCGATATCGCTGCAACTAAAAGTGACGTTTTTAAGTTTTTGGATAACGCGAAAACGACTTACGATATCATTTTTGCAGATCCACCATACGGATTGGATCAGGCCACTTTTGAAAAGATTGTTTTAACTGTCTTTGAAAGAGGCTTACTAGAAGAAGACGGAATGATGATTATCGAACATTCAAAATATACTAAAATGGAACATTTAAGCAATTTTTCATTTCAAAAAAGTTATGGAGGTTCGTTTTTTAGCTTCTTCGAACTGCATTCTACAGACGACGATGAAGAACTTCCGGGTGAATCTCCATTAAAAATTGTTGAAGAAGACGAAGGATAG